In one window of Solanum pennellii chromosome 2, SPENNV200 DNA:
- the LOC107008873 gene encoding tubby-like F-box protein 5, translated as MSLKSIVRELREMKDGIGNISRRGTERKHWSNRTRSHIVPDVALSDQIEQGQWANLPPELLFDIIRRVEESEASWPARSALLFCASVCKSWREITKEIVKTPEECGRLTFPISLKQPGPRESPIQCFIKRDRANSVYRLYFGMTPSEDERDKLLLSAKKIRRATNTDFVISFVADDFSRASNMYAGKLRSNFLGTKFSIHDSQPPSDAAIQQSGRLSRRFHAKQVSPRVPACNYRVATISYELNVLRTRGPRRMHSAMHSIPLSSIQEGGSAPTPKSFPQSFDEKSFSAPLAIAKESAMDISSSGISRSAVTATSQEILVLKNKAPRWHEQLQCWCLNFKGRVTVASVKNFQLVAAVDPSHNIPVAEQEKVILQFGKIGKDIFTMDYRYPLSAFQAFAICLSSFDTKPACE; from the exons ATGTCTTTGAAGAGCATTGTTCGTGAGCTGAGGGAGATGAAAGATGGTATAGGGAATATATCAAGGAGGGGAACAGAAAGAAAGCATTGGAGCAACAGAACCCGGTCACATATAGTCCCTGATGTGGCCCTTTCTGATCAAATTGAACAAGGGCAATGGGCAAATTTACCACCGGAACTTCTTTTTGATATCATCCGTAGGGTTGAAGAGAGTGAGGCATCATGGCCTGCTCGATCCGCCCTTCTCTTTTGTGCATCTGTTTGCAAATCGTGGAGGGAAATTACCAAGGAGATTGTTAAGACTCCTGAGGAATGTGGTAGGCTTACCTTTCCCATTTCACTGAAACAG CCGGGTCCCCGTGAATCCCCAATCCAGTGCTTTATTAAACGGGACAGAGCTAATTCAGTTTATCGTCTCTACTTTGGCATGACTCCAT CTGAGGATGAGAGGGATAAACTATTGTTGTCTGCCAAAAAAATCAGAAGGGCAACAAACACAGACTTTGTGATATCATTTGTTGCAGATGATTTTTCTCGAGCTAGCAATATGTATGCCGGTAAATTGAG GTCTAACTTTCTTGGGACCAAGTTCTCCATACATGATAGCCAACCTCCAAGTGATGCAGCCATTCAACAATCTGGTCGTCTCAGTCGGAGATTTCATGCAAAACAAGTTTCTCCAAGAGTTCCTGCGTGCAACTATAGAGTAGCTACCATTTCGTATGAACTCAATGTTCTTCGTACAAGAGGACCTAGGAGAATGCATTCTGCCATGCACTCTATCCCCTTGTCTTCAATCCAGGAGGGTGGCAGTGCTCCAACACCTAAATCATTCCCACAATCTTTTGATGAGAAGTCATTTTCTGCACCACTTGCAATAGCAAAGGAGTCAGCTATGGATATCAGCTCCTCTGGCATTTCAAGGTCAGCAGTAACGGCGACTTCTCAAGAGATACTTGTGCTAAAAAACAAGGCTCCTAGGTGGCATGAACAATTGCAGTGTTGGTGCTTAAATTTTAAAGGCCGTGTTACAGTTGCTTCTGTGAAAAATTTTCAGCTAGTGGCAGCAGTTGATCCATCTCACAATATACCAGTCGCAGAAcaagaaaaagtaattttacaGTTTGGAAAAATTGGGAAAGACATCTTCACCATGGACTACCGCTATCCACTTTCTGCTTTCCAAGCTTTTGCAATCTGCTTGAGCAGCTTTGACACGAAACCAGCCTGTGAATGA
- the LOC107011592 gene encoding U-box domain-containing protein 5-like isoform X3 — MVPVMLATQISQLVADLGAGIFSLDPSEEEARKILSKLLHQYTSTTHSGEEHVFEAIQIAMENLRITSPKDLLIEKRSIKKQLEKIGEGDPPKRKILLFFLSLLNKNGKSIVAEHTENESLQHEDSLEFEVESRLKCNYNDAQRDIFNGSRLPDEFKCPLSSRLMYDPVVIASGQTYERFWIEKWFAQGNDTCPKTKRKLVHLSSTPNNSMKDLISRWTAAHGVSVVDPSVQAAVGHSWESSSTSIASLSSSMMDLSINIDFSNLSMGTSDASFASHPSHSKISNDFHKGQSRESIHEMELERLTRLSSLSWESQCNLVGNIRNMLTQNGEASNWMSSDNFIQKLFRFLKDAHKCDDQDAQLLGCQSLLAVLDECGSSLPYLNDDAFALLTSLLGSKVSKEAIAIFEVLSRHQNCHHKITMSGALPILLEILDAHSRELQEPAIKILCNMSGSSKIGSLIAPSELVPKLVPFLEDTALARNCVIILHSLCNKEDARIAIAETDGCIAAVVKLLERESRKDQEHAVDFLLSLCLQRVQYCQLVMDEGVIPELVSVSINGNNKAKAMALELLRLLKGEFSDTGESYEPEIDIPKPPTTDFTQQKSHSEGTGIFGKFFSKRSSTTAKRINRK; from the exons ATGGTTCCTGTAATGTTGGCTACACAG ATATCGCAACTGGTAGCTGACCTGGGAGCTGGAATATTCAGCTTGGACCCATCTGAAGAGGAGGCAAGGAAGATATTGAGCAAGCTACTTCATCAGTATACGTCTACAACACATTCAGGGGAAGAACATGTCTTTGAGGCTATTCAAATTGCTATGGAGAACCTGCGTATCACATCTCCAAAAGATCTTTTGATAGAGAAAAGATCCATCAAAAAACAGCTGGAGAAAATTGGGGAGGGTGATCCACCAAAAAGGAAAATCTTACTGTTCTTTCTGAGTCTTCTCAACAAAAATGGCAAATCTATTGTGGCAGAGCACACAGAGAATGAATCTCTGCAGCATGAAGActcccttgaatttgaagtggAATCTCGTCTGAAATGTAATTATAATGATGCTCAAAGGGATATCTTCAACGGCTCTCGACTTCCGGATGAGTTCAAATGTCCTTTATCATCAAGACTAATGTACGATCCCGTTGTCATTGCTTCTGGGCAAACATATGAAAGATTTTGGattgaaaaatggtttgctcaAGGTAATGATACATGTCCAAAAACCAAAAGGAAATTGGTTCATTTGTCTTCAACCCCAAATAACTCAATGAAGGACCTTATATCAAGGTGGACTGCAGCACATGGGGTCAGCGTTGTTGATCCCAGTGTACAAGCAGCAGTAGGTCACTCATGGGAATCATCTTCCACTTCAATTGCTAGCTTGAGCAGTTCAATGATGGATCTATCTATAAATATAGACTTCAGCAATTTATCAATGGGAACTTCAGATGCTAGTTTTGCATCACATCCTTCGCATTCTAAGATTTCAAATGACTTTCATAAAGGTCAATCTCGTGAAAGCATACATGAAATGGAACTGGAGCGTTTAACAAGGCTCAGTTCACTCTCTTGGGAGTCTCAATGCAACTTGGTTGGAAACATCAGAAACATGTTGACACAAAACGGTGAAGCTAGCAATTGGATGTCATCGgacaattttattcaaaaactttTCAGATTCTTGAAAGATGCACATAAATGTGATGATCAGGATGCTCAATTATTGGGATGTCAGTCATTATTAGCAGTTCTAGATGAATGCGG AAGCAGTTTGCCATACTTGAATGATGATGCATTTGCTCTTTTGACTTCATTGCTTGGTTCGAAGGTTTCTAAAGAAGCTATTGCTATATTCGAAGTGTTGTCCCGCCACCAAAACTGTCACCATAAAATTACCATGTCTGGTGCACTACCTATTCTCCTGGAGATTCTTGATGCCCACAGTAGAGAATTGCAGGAACCAGCCATCAAAATATTATGTAACATGTCAGGAAGTAGCAAAATTGGTTCCTTGATTGCACCTTCAGAGTTGGTTCCTAAATTGGTTCCTTTTCTCGAAGATACAGCACTCGCAAGAAATTGTGTTATCATTTTGCATAGTTTGTGCAACAAAGAAGATGCTAGAATTGCTATAGCTGAAACTGATGGATGCATTGCAGCAGTTGTGAAACTGCTTGAGCGTGAGAGTCGCAAGGACCAGGAACATGCTGtggattttcttctttctttatgCCTTCAACGGGTTCAATATTGTCAACTGGTAATGGATGAAGGTGTCATCCCTGAACTTGTCTCTGTATCTATTAATGGAAACAACAAAGCAAAGGCAATGGCTTTGGAGTTGCTGAGACTGCTGAAGGGAGAATTTAGTGATACTGGAGAATCTTACGAACCGGAAATCGACATTCCTAAACCCCCTACGACTGACTTTACTCAACAGAAATCTCATTCCGAAGGAACAGGaatttttgggaaatttttCTCAAAACGTAGTTCGACTACTGCCAAAAGGATAAATAGAAAGTGA
- the LOC107011592 gene encoding U-box domain-containing protein 5-like isoform X1 yields MGSDAASVAGLPSPRDIKVHRLMCMELIKFVTGVLMLLPAIEEARPGSNPGIQVLCQINRALDKAKDILQHCSESSKLYLVFQWIFFYYISIYHRKGEKIQRVPTTSTLEGHAIKCKNALTGNVILSRCNKSKKLLEQSLSCVQNMVPVMLATQISQLVADLGAGIFSLDPSEEEARKILSKLLHQYTSTTHSGEEHVFEAIQIAMENLRITSPKDLLIEKRSIKKQLEKIGEGDPPKRKILLFFLSLLNKNGKSIVAEHTENESLQHEDSLEFEVESRLKCNYNDAQRDIFNGSRLPDEFKCPLSSRLMYDPVVIASGQTYERFWIEKWFAQGNDTCPKTKRKLVHLSSTPNNSMKDLISRWTAAHGVSVVDPSVQAAVGHSWESSSTSIASLSSSMMDLSINIDFSNLSMGTSDASFASHPSHSKISNDFHKGQSRESIHEMELERLTRLSSLSWESQCNLVGNIRNMLTQNGEASNWMSSDNFIQKLFRFLKDAHKCDDQDAQLLGCQSLLAVLDECGSSLPYLNDDAFALLTSLLGSKVSKEAIAIFEVLSRHQNCHHKITMSGALPILLEILDAHSRELQEPAIKILCNMSGSSKIGSLIAPSELVPKLVPFLEDTALARNCVIILHSLCNKEDARIAIAETDGCIAAVVKLLERESRKDQEHAVDFLLSLCLQRVQYCQLVMDEGVIPELVSVSINGNNKAKAMALELLRLLKGEFSDTGESYEPEIDIPKPPTTDFTQQKSHSEGTGIFGKFFSKRSSTTAKRINRK; encoded by the exons GTGCATCGTCTAATGTGCATGGaactaattaaatttgtaaCTGGAGTTTTAATGTTACTTCCAGCAATTGAAGAAGCCCGTCCTGGATCCAACCCTGGAATACAGGTACTTTGCCAGATAAACAGAGCACTTGACAAAGCCAAGGACATTCTTCAGCATTGTAGTGAATCCAGTAAACTATACTTG GTTTTCCagtggatttttttttattacatttcTATATATCATAGGAAGGGAGAGAAGATCCAAAGAGTTCCAACTACTAGCACACTCGAAGGTCATGCAATTAAGTGTAAAAAT GCACTAACTGGAAATGTTATACTTTCAAGATgcaacaaatcaaaaaaattgcTTGAGCAAAGCTTGAGCTGTGTGCAGAATATGGTTCCTGTAATGTTGGCTACACAG ATATCGCAACTGGTAGCTGACCTGGGAGCTGGAATATTCAGCTTGGACCCATCTGAAGAGGAGGCAAGGAAGATATTGAGCAAGCTACTTCATCAGTATACGTCTACAACACATTCAGGGGAAGAACATGTCTTTGAGGCTATTCAAATTGCTATGGAGAACCTGCGTATCACATCTCCAAAAGATCTTTTGATAGAGAAAAGATCCATCAAAAAACAGCTGGAGAAAATTGGGGAGGGTGATCCACCAAAAAGGAAAATCTTACTGTTCTTTCTGAGTCTTCTCAACAAAAATGGCAAATCTATTGTGGCAGAGCACACAGAGAATGAATCTCTGCAGCATGAAGActcccttgaatttgaagtggAATCTCGTCTGAAATGTAATTATAATGATGCTCAAAGGGATATCTTCAACGGCTCTCGACTTCCGGATGAGTTCAAATGTCCTTTATCATCAAGACTAATGTACGATCCCGTTGTCATTGCTTCTGGGCAAACATATGAAAGATTTTGGattgaaaaatggtttgctcaAGGTAATGATACATGTCCAAAAACCAAAAGGAAATTGGTTCATTTGTCTTCAACCCCAAATAACTCAATGAAGGACCTTATATCAAGGTGGACTGCAGCACATGGGGTCAGCGTTGTTGATCCCAGTGTACAAGCAGCAGTAGGTCACTCATGGGAATCATCTTCCACTTCAATTGCTAGCTTGAGCAGTTCAATGATGGATCTATCTATAAATATAGACTTCAGCAATTTATCAATGGGAACTTCAGATGCTAGTTTTGCATCACATCCTTCGCATTCTAAGATTTCAAATGACTTTCATAAAGGTCAATCTCGTGAAAGCATACATGAAATGGAACTGGAGCGTTTAACAAGGCTCAGTTCACTCTCTTGGGAGTCTCAATGCAACTTGGTTGGAAACATCAGAAACATGTTGACACAAAACGGTGAAGCTAGCAATTGGATGTCATCGgacaattttattcaaaaactttTCAGATTCTTGAAAGATGCACATAAATGTGATGATCAGGATGCTCAATTATTGGGATGTCAGTCATTATTAGCAGTTCTAGATGAATGCGG AAGCAGTTTGCCATACTTGAATGATGATGCATTTGCTCTTTTGACTTCATTGCTTGGTTCGAAGGTTTCTAAAGAAGCTATTGCTATATTCGAAGTGTTGTCCCGCCACCAAAACTGTCACCATAAAATTACCATGTCTGGTGCACTACCTATTCTCCTGGAGATTCTTGATGCCCACAGTAGAGAATTGCAGGAACCAGCCATCAAAATATTATGTAACATGTCAGGAAGTAGCAAAATTGGTTCCTTGATTGCACCTTCAGAGTTGGTTCCTAAATTGGTTCCTTTTCTCGAAGATACAGCACTCGCAAGAAATTGTGTTATCATTTTGCATAGTTTGTGCAACAAAGAAGATGCTAGAATTGCTATAGCTGAAACTGATGGATGCATTGCAGCAGTTGTGAAACTGCTTGAGCGTGAGAGTCGCAAGGACCAGGAACATGCTGtggattttcttctttctttatgCCTTCAACGGGTTCAATATTGTCAACTGGTAATGGATGAAGGTGTCATCCCTGAACTTGTCTCTGTATCTATTAATGGAAACAACAAAGCAAAGGCAATGGCTTTGGAGTTGCTGAGACTGCTGAAGGGAGAATTTAGTGATACTGGAGAATCTTACGAACCGGAAATCGACATTCCTAAACCCCCTACGACTGACTTTACTCAACAGAAATCTCATTCCGAAGGAACAGGaatttttgggaaatttttCTCAAAACGTAGTTCGACTACTGCCAAAAGGATAAATAGAAAGTGA
- the LOC107011592 gene encoding U-box domain-containing protein 5-like isoform X2, with protein MGSDAASVAGLPSPRDIKVHRLMCMELIKFVTGVLMLLPAIEEARPGSNPGIQVLCQINRALDKAKDILQHCSESSKLYLALTGNVILSRCNKSKKLLEQSLSCVQNMVPVMLATQISQLVADLGAGIFSLDPSEEEARKILSKLLHQYTSTTHSGEEHVFEAIQIAMENLRITSPKDLLIEKRSIKKQLEKIGEGDPPKRKILLFFLSLLNKNGKSIVAEHTENESLQHEDSLEFEVESRLKCNYNDAQRDIFNGSRLPDEFKCPLSSRLMYDPVVIASGQTYERFWIEKWFAQGNDTCPKTKRKLVHLSSTPNNSMKDLISRWTAAHGVSVVDPSVQAAVGHSWESSSTSIASLSSSMMDLSINIDFSNLSMGTSDASFASHPSHSKISNDFHKGQSRESIHEMELERLTRLSSLSWESQCNLVGNIRNMLTQNGEASNWMSSDNFIQKLFRFLKDAHKCDDQDAQLLGCQSLLAVLDECGSSLPYLNDDAFALLTSLLGSKVSKEAIAIFEVLSRHQNCHHKITMSGALPILLEILDAHSRELQEPAIKILCNMSGSSKIGSLIAPSELVPKLVPFLEDTALARNCVIILHSLCNKEDARIAIAETDGCIAAVVKLLERESRKDQEHAVDFLLSLCLQRVQYCQLVMDEGVIPELVSVSINGNNKAKAMALELLRLLKGEFSDTGESYEPEIDIPKPPTTDFTQQKSHSEGTGIFGKFFSKRSSTTAKRINRK; from the exons GTGCATCGTCTAATGTGCATGGaactaattaaatttgtaaCTGGAGTTTTAATGTTACTTCCAGCAATTGAAGAAGCCCGTCCTGGATCCAACCCTGGAATACAGGTACTTTGCCAGATAAACAGAGCACTTGACAAAGCCAAGGACATTCTTCAGCATTGTAGTGAATCCAGTAAACTATACTTG GCACTAACTGGAAATGTTATACTTTCAAGATgcaacaaatcaaaaaaattgcTTGAGCAAAGCTTGAGCTGTGTGCAGAATATGGTTCCTGTAATGTTGGCTACACAG ATATCGCAACTGGTAGCTGACCTGGGAGCTGGAATATTCAGCTTGGACCCATCTGAAGAGGAGGCAAGGAAGATATTGAGCAAGCTACTTCATCAGTATACGTCTACAACACATTCAGGGGAAGAACATGTCTTTGAGGCTATTCAAATTGCTATGGAGAACCTGCGTATCACATCTCCAAAAGATCTTTTGATAGAGAAAAGATCCATCAAAAAACAGCTGGAGAAAATTGGGGAGGGTGATCCACCAAAAAGGAAAATCTTACTGTTCTTTCTGAGTCTTCTCAACAAAAATGGCAAATCTATTGTGGCAGAGCACACAGAGAATGAATCTCTGCAGCATGAAGActcccttgaatttgaagtggAATCTCGTCTGAAATGTAATTATAATGATGCTCAAAGGGATATCTTCAACGGCTCTCGACTTCCGGATGAGTTCAAATGTCCTTTATCATCAAGACTAATGTACGATCCCGTTGTCATTGCTTCTGGGCAAACATATGAAAGATTTTGGattgaaaaatggtttgctcaAGGTAATGATACATGTCCAAAAACCAAAAGGAAATTGGTTCATTTGTCTTCAACCCCAAATAACTCAATGAAGGACCTTATATCAAGGTGGACTGCAGCACATGGGGTCAGCGTTGTTGATCCCAGTGTACAAGCAGCAGTAGGTCACTCATGGGAATCATCTTCCACTTCAATTGCTAGCTTGAGCAGTTCAATGATGGATCTATCTATAAATATAGACTTCAGCAATTTATCAATGGGAACTTCAGATGCTAGTTTTGCATCACATCCTTCGCATTCTAAGATTTCAAATGACTTTCATAAAGGTCAATCTCGTGAAAGCATACATGAAATGGAACTGGAGCGTTTAACAAGGCTCAGTTCACTCTCTTGGGAGTCTCAATGCAACTTGGTTGGAAACATCAGAAACATGTTGACACAAAACGGTGAAGCTAGCAATTGGATGTCATCGgacaattttattcaaaaactttTCAGATTCTTGAAAGATGCACATAAATGTGATGATCAGGATGCTCAATTATTGGGATGTCAGTCATTATTAGCAGTTCTAGATGAATGCGG AAGCAGTTTGCCATACTTGAATGATGATGCATTTGCTCTTTTGACTTCATTGCTTGGTTCGAAGGTTTCTAAAGAAGCTATTGCTATATTCGAAGTGTTGTCCCGCCACCAAAACTGTCACCATAAAATTACCATGTCTGGTGCACTACCTATTCTCCTGGAGATTCTTGATGCCCACAGTAGAGAATTGCAGGAACCAGCCATCAAAATATTATGTAACATGTCAGGAAGTAGCAAAATTGGTTCCTTGATTGCACCTTCAGAGTTGGTTCCTAAATTGGTTCCTTTTCTCGAAGATACAGCACTCGCAAGAAATTGTGTTATCATTTTGCATAGTTTGTGCAACAAAGAAGATGCTAGAATTGCTATAGCTGAAACTGATGGATGCATTGCAGCAGTTGTGAAACTGCTTGAGCGTGAGAGTCGCAAGGACCAGGAACATGCTGtggattttcttctttctttatgCCTTCAACGGGTTCAATATTGTCAACTGGTAATGGATGAAGGTGTCATCCCTGAACTTGTCTCTGTATCTATTAATGGAAACAACAAAGCAAAGGCAATGGCTTTGGAGTTGCTGAGACTGCTGAAGGGAGAATTTAGTGATACTGGAGAATCTTACGAACCGGAAATCGACATTCCTAAACCCCCTACGACTGACTTTACTCAACAGAAATCTCATTCCGAAGGAACAGGaatttttgggaaatttttCTCAAAACGTAGTTCGACTACTGCCAAAAGGATAAATAGAAAGTGA